A genome region from Mycolicibacterium litorale includes the following:
- a CDS encoding orotate phosphoribosyltransferase, which yields MSAATERPESWHAAFELIRTRGYEHRAEPFRLASGQLSHDYIDGKYAVDNGERLTIVSRAVADLAARTGIEFDAVGGLTMGADPLAHGVAMVTGAAWFSVRKEQKQRGREQWIEGTRIEPGMRVLLVDDVISTGGSTALAFDRVVAAGAVVTGVIPMVDRGDVAATLFAERGVPFAALVTYRDLGIEPIKAV from the coding sequence ATGTCTGCTGCGACCGAACGTCCGGAATCCTGGCACGCGGCGTTCGAGTTGATCCGCACCCGCGGCTACGAACACCGCGCGGAGCCCTTCCGCCTGGCCAGCGGTCAGCTCAGCCACGACTACATCGACGGCAAGTACGCCGTCGACAACGGTGAGCGGCTGACGATCGTGAGCCGCGCGGTCGCCGACCTGGCCGCCCGCACCGGCATCGAGTTCGACGCCGTCGGCGGGCTGACCATGGGCGCGGACCCGTTGGCGCACGGCGTGGCGATGGTGACCGGCGCGGCCTGGTTCTCGGTGCGCAAGGAGCAGAAGCAGCGCGGCCGTGAACAGTGGATCGAGGGCACCCGGATCGAACCCGGCATGCGGGTGCTGCTGGTCGACGACGTGATCAGCACCGGCGGGTCGACGGCGTTGGCGTTCGACCGGGTCGTCGCGGCGGGGGCGGTGGTGACCGGGGTGATCCCCATGGTCGACCGCGGCGACGTCGCGGCGACGCTTTTCGCCGAGCGCGGTGTGCCGTTCGCCGCGCTGGTCACCTACCGGGATCTGGGGATCGAACCGATCAAGGCGGTGTGA
- a CDS encoding ABC transporter ATP-binding protein — protein sequence MTAGVAVELNDLTRVYGSVHALDGLTLHMRPGELVALLGPSGCGKTTALRILAGLDEATSGSVSVDGRDVSRVPANKRDMGMVFQAYSLFPHLTVLDNVAFGLKMRGKAKAERLTRAADMLDLVGLSAHKAKYASELSGGQQQRVALARALAIQPRVLLLDEPLSALDAKVRAQLRDEIRRVQLDVGTTTLFVTHDQEEALAVADRVGVMSQGRLEQLAPPAELYAHPATPFVAEFVGLNNKVAATVSSGRAQVLGAEVPALDGSITGGDGIALVRPESVTVAAHGTPNATVSSVAFLGSISRVYCTLADGTVLSAQLPSAAAAPFSAGDAVTVGVEPNPVLVTPP from the coding sequence ATGACCGCCGGAGTCGCCGTTGAACTCAACGACCTGACGCGGGTGTACGGGTCCGTGCACGCCCTCGACGGGCTGACCCTGCACATGCGGCCCGGTGAACTGGTCGCGCTGCTCGGCCCGTCGGGTTGCGGTAAGACCACCGCGCTGCGCATCCTCGCCGGCCTCGACGAGGCGACATCCGGCTCGGTGTCGGTCGACGGTCGCGACGTCAGCCGGGTGCCCGCCAACAAACGTGATATGGGCATGGTCTTCCAGGCCTACAGCCTGTTCCCGCACCTGACCGTGCTCGACAACGTGGCGTTCGGCCTCAAGATGCGAGGAAAGGCCAAGGCCGAGCGGCTGACTCGCGCCGCAGACATGCTCGACCTGGTCGGGCTGTCCGCGCACAAGGCCAAGTACGCCAGCGAGCTTTCGGGCGGTCAGCAACAGCGCGTCGCGTTGGCGCGCGCCCTGGCCATCCAGCCGCGGGTGCTGCTGCTCGACGAACCGCTGTCCGCGCTCGACGCGAAGGTCCGCGCCCAGCTGCGCGACGAGATCCGCCGCGTGCAACTCGACGTCGGCACCACCACGCTGTTCGTCACCCACGACCAGGAGGAGGCCCTGGCCGTGGCCGACCGGGTCGGCGTGATGAGCCAGGGCCGCCTCGAACAACTCGCGCCGCCCGCCGAGCTGTACGCGCATCCGGCGACACCGTTCGTCGCCGAATTCGTCGGGCTCAACAACAAAGTCGCCGCGACGGTGTCGTCGGGGCGTGCCCAGGTGCTCGGCGCCGAGGTGCCCGCGCTGGACGGATCGATCACAGGCGGTGACGGCATCGCGCTGGTGCGACCGGAATCGGTCACCGTCGCCGCGCACGGGACCCCGAATGCGACCGTCAGCTCGGTGGCGTTCCTCGGTTCGATCTCCCGGGTGTACTGCACGCTGGCCGACGGGACCGTCCTATCCGCTCAGCTGCCCAGCGCGGCGGCCGCGCCGTTCTCCGCCGGGGACGCCGTCACCGTCGGCGTCGAACCCAACCCGGTGCTCGTCACACCGCCTTGA
- a CDS encoding HugZ family pyridoxamine 5'-phosphate oxidase: protein MANRDHGDPGDAPSVPPPLRPAAGAVRPSAAEEARTIAASTNTATLATLTAGGDPWASFVTYGLLGGAPVLCVSNLAEHGRNLAGYPRASIAIVAPASESDPLASGRVTLAGVAERPTGDEAQAAREAHLAAVSAAKYYIDYNDFTLWVLRVHRVRWVGGYGRMDSCSGTDYAAAEPDPVAPHAAGAIAHLNADHADSLLAMARVLGGYPDATAATCTVADRYGLDLRLDTERGIAYTRVSYAAPISGPGELRSAAVELTRRARRTDV, encoded by the coding sequence GTGGCCAACCGCGATCACGGCGACCCCGGCGACGCGCCGTCGGTTCCTCCGCCGCTGCGTCCGGCCGCCGGCGCCGTCCGGCCGTCGGCCGCCGAAGAAGCCCGCACCATCGCCGCCTCGACCAACACCGCCACCCTGGCGACCCTGACCGCCGGCGGCGACCCGTGGGCGTCGTTCGTCACCTACGGCCTGCTGGGCGGCGCCCCGGTGCTGTGCGTGTCGAACCTCGCCGAACACGGTCGCAACCTGGCCGGTTATCCGCGGGCGAGCATCGCGATCGTGGCGCCGGCGTCGGAATCCGATCCGCTGGCCAGCGGCCGGGTGACGCTGGCCGGTGTCGCCGAGCGGCCCACCGGTGACGAGGCGCAGGCCGCGCGGGAGGCGCATCTGGCGGCCGTCTCGGCGGCGAAGTACTACATCGACTACAACGACTTCACACTGTGGGTGCTGCGGGTGCACCGGGTGCGGTGGGTCGGCGGGTACGGGCGGATGGACTCGTGCAGCGGTACCGACTACGCCGCGGCCGAACCGGATCCGGTGGCGCCGCACGCCGCCGGGGCGATCGCGCACCTCAACGCCGACCACGCCGATTCGCTGCTGGCGATGGCGCGGGTGCTCGGGGGCTACCCGGACGCCACCGCCGCCACGTGCACGGTGGCCGACCGCTACGGGCTGGACCTCCGGCTCGACACCGAACGCGGGATCGCCTACACCCGCGTGAGCTACGCCGCGCCCATCAGCGGCCCCGGTGAACTGCGCTCTGCGGCCGTGGAGTTGACGCGGCGGGCCCGGCGCACGGACGTCTAA